In Bacteroidota bacterium, a single window of DNA contains:
- the rnc gene encoding ribonuclease III, whose translation MLKALRRLYNGHWHREREFVRCIRLITGYVPIQPAVYRLAFRHSSLVRHPANSANECNERLEYLGDSVLDTIVADYLFKKYPLKNEGFLTEMRSKIVSRQSLNEIGAKLGFEGLVEYNRRSSGLNRSMYGNSLEALIGALYMDRGYTAARSFVIKRIVNVHLSMDELVDRNDNYKSQLMEYAQKNRLLPVAFHLIEEAGKGRQKLFTVQCTLGGNKLGTGTHEKKKLAEQEAAKASLEMLEVGV comes from the coding sequence ATGCTAAAAGCCCTACGGCGCCTGTACAATGGGCACTGGCACAGGGAGCGTGAGTTTGTGCGCTGCATCCGCCTGATTACTGGCTATGTGCCTATACAGCCAGCCGTATACCGCCTTGCCTTTCGGCATAGCAGCCTGGTGAGGCACCCGGCCAACAGCGCCAATGAATGCAACGAACGGCTGGAGTACCTGGGCGACAGTGTGCTGGATACCATCGTGGCCGACTACCTGTTCAAAAAGTATCCGCTGAAAAACGAGGGCTTCCTGACCGAAATGCGCAGTAAAATCGTGAGCCGGCAGAGCCTGAACGAGATTGGAGCCAAACTGGGCTTCGAGGGCCTGGTGGAGTATAACCGCAGGAGCAGCGGCCTGAACCGTAGCATGTATGGCAATAGCTTGGAAGCCCTCATCGGCGCCCTGTACATGGACCGGGGCTACACCGCCGCACGCAGCTTTGTTATCAAGCGGATTGTGAACGTGCACCTGAGCATGGACGAGCTGGTAGACCGGAATGACAACTACAAAAGCCAGCTGATGGAGTATGCCCAAAAAAACCGGCTGCTACCCGTAGCATTCCACCTGATAGAGGAGGCCGGAAAGGGCCGACAGAAACTGTTTACGGTACAATGCACCCTGGGCGGAAACAAACTGGGCACGGGAACCCACGAGAAAAAGAAACTGGCCGAGCAGGAAGCAGCCAAGGCCAGCCTGGAAATGCTAGAGGTGGGTGTGTGA
- a CDS encoding ComF family protein has product MPFFGPEMGWGARKTNWNPWADLADLFYPRICACGQAVLQLPGAYVCTDCLKQFVPTGFGSQLASNALALRFPADLPLVGAYAPWWFRKEGRLQQHIFQLKYGQQARIGQQLGRQLAAGLAGYPFLQQATLVPVPLHPLRYRRRGYNQSLHIARGIRQQLQLPIADRLVARSRNTVSQTGLNRAQRQENVRDLFVVRGPAPRLVWIVDDVITTGATTTSLARALVAAGTQALFISGLALAEEDGFQGV; this is encoded by the coding sequence ATGCCGTTCTTTGGCCCTGAAATGGGCTGGGGGGCGCGAAAAACAAACTGGAATCCGTGGGCCGACCTGGCCGACCTCTTCTACCCCCGCATATGTGCCTGCGGGCAGGCCGTGCTACAGCTGCCTGGTGCCTATGTGTGCACAGATTGCCTGAAACAGTTTGTACCCACGGGCTTTGGCAGCCAGCTGGCCAGCAATGCGCTGGCCCTGCGTTTTCCGGCCGATCTGCCCCTGGTGGGGGCCTATGCCCCCTGGTGGTTCCGGAAGGAGGGGCGACTGCAGCAGCACATCTTTCAGCTGAAGTATGGCCAGCAGGCCCGCATAGGGCAGCAGCTGGGGCGCCAGCTGGCAGCGGGGCTGGCGGGCTACCCCTTCCTGCAGCAGGCTACCCTGGTGCCCGTGCCCCTGCATCCCCTGCGCTACCGGCGCCGGGGCTACAACCAGAGCCTGCACATTGCCCGGGGCATCCGGCAGCAGCTACAGTTGCCTATTGCCGATAGGCTGGTGGCCCGTAGCCGCAATACGGTAAGCCAGACGGGCCTGAACCGTGCCCAGCGGCAGGAGAATGTGCGAGACCTGTTTGTGGTACGGGGGCCGGCACCCCGCCTGGTGTGGATTGTGGACGACGTGATAACCACCGGTGCCACCACCACCTCGCTGGCACGGGCGCTGGTGGCTGCGGGCACCCAGGCCCTGTTCATCAGCGGCCTGGCCCTGGCCGAGGAGGATGGGTTTCAGGGGGTATAA
- a CDS encoding DUF1573 domain-containing protein, with protein MLVILLGLGLCTTAEAQFLKKLFGKKKREALELQAAQNRAKAAEKARQDSLAQTIVYARPAHSGLDSSRLGPQGVFDQLEQSFDTVQQGKQVQRIYLLRNVGTEPLRIESVTASCGCTVPAYPSEPIQPGGVGEIRVVMNTAGKIGPQQKHLFVQTNDPDNDGRFMLSLRGTVRGLPGPPPQR; from the coding sequence ATGCTTGTCATACTACTTGGGCTAGGGCTGTGCACCACAGCCGAGGCTCAATTTCTGAAAAAACTGTTTGGTAAAAAAAAGCGCGAGGCGCTAGAGCTGCAAGCTGCGCAGAACCGAGCGAAGGCGGCAGAGAAGGCGCGGCAAGACAGCCTGGCGCAGACGATTGTGTATGCCCGGCCCGCACACAGTGGGCTAGACTCTTCCCGGCTGGGGCCGCAGGGCGTGTTTGACCAGCTAGAACAGTCGTTTGACACCGTACAGCAGGGCAAGCAGGTGCAGCGCATCTACCTGCTGCGCAACGTGGGCACCGAGCCGCTGCGCATCGAGTCGGTAACGGCTAGCTGCGGCTGCACCGTACCTGCCTATCCCAGCGAGCCGATCCAGCCCGGTGGGGTGGGTGAGATACGGGTGGTGATGAATACGGCCGGCAAGATAGGCCCGCAGCAGAAGCACCTATTTGTGCAGACCAACGACCCCGATAACGATGGCCGCTTCATGCTCAGCCTGCGGGGTACGGTAAGGGGGCTGCCAGGCCCACCCCCCCAGCGCTAA